Proteins encoded in a region of the Prochlorococcus marinus CUG1416 genome:
- a CDS encoding histidine phosphatase family protein, translated as MTIRLVLVRHGLSSFNAKGLIQGRTDDSLLTQEGYEQALKAGKALSKINFDKIYSSPLVRAAETAKTIKKSFNKEQEIIFDNNLLEVDLSEWSGLKIDEIKNKFPEIYPIWKNDPENLILKRNDNKTYKPIKELFDQANNFVEDILRIYLDKDDANILIVGHNAILRCLILLLLGKPNQGFRKIRLENASFSILNISRKENSFKTQLECLNQTSHLNKNIPNQIGDSRIFLIRHGETNWNKEGRFQGQIDIPLNENGKDQASKTSEYLRNISFNKAFSSSMHRPYETAQIILQNNKDLKIEKIDSLLEINHGLWEGKLEEEIREKWPVLLKNWHDNPQEVIMPEGESIKDVSERSIEAFDKICLSQKDNDLCLLVAHDAVNKTLICNILGINYSNIWMIKQGNGGITIIDLFKDPSKPPVISALNITTHLGGIIDSTASGAL; from the coding sequence ATGACTATAAGATTAGTTTTAGTTAGACATGGGCTAAGTAGTTTCAATGCAAAAGGATTAATTCAAGGTAGGACAGATGATTCATTATTAACACAGGAAGGATACGAACAAGCACTCAAAGCAGGAAAAGCATTATCAAAAATAAACTTCGATAAAATTTATTCATCCCCTCTTGTGAGAGCTGCAGAGACTGCAAAAACTATTAAAAAGAGCTTCAATAAAGAACAAGAAATTATCTTTGATAATAATTTGTTAGAGGTAGACCTTAGTGAATGGTCTGGTCTGAAAATTGATGAAATAAAAAACAAATTTCCAGAAATTTATCCAATATGGAAAAATGATCCAGAAAATCTAATTTTAAAAAGAAATGACAATAAAACTTATAAACCAATTAAAGAGTTATTTGATCAAGCAAATAATTTTGTAGAAGATATTTTGAGAATTTATTTAGACAAAGATGATGCAAACATTTTAATAGTTGGACATAATGCGATTCTAAGATGTTTAATCCTTTTGTTATTGGGCAAGCCTAACCAAGGGTTTAGAAAAATAAGACTAGAAAATGCTTCTTTCTCAATTCTCAATATTTCAAGGAAAGAAAACTCGTTTAAGACGCAACTTGAATGTTTAAATCAAACATCTCATCTTAATAAAAATATTCCTAATCAAATTGGAGATTCAAGAATATTTCTAATAAGGCATGGTGAAACAAATTGGAACAAAGAAGGTAGATTCCAAGGCCAAATTGATATACCTTTAAACGAAAACGGTAAAGATCAAGCGAGTAAGACTTCTGAATATTTGAGAAATATTTCTTTCAATAAGGCATTTTCAAGTTCAATGCATAGGCCATACGAGACCGCACAAATAATTCTTCAAAATAACAAAGATTTAAAAATAGAAAAAATAGATTCACTTTTAGAAATTAATCACGGATTATGGGAGGGTAAACTGGAGGAAGAAATTAGAGAAAAGTGGCCTGTTTTACTAAAAAATTGGCATGACAATCCTCAAGAAGTAATAATGCCTGAAGGCGAATCTATAAAAGATGTATCAGAAAGGTCGATAGAAGCTTTTGACAAAATTTGTTTATCTCAAAAAGATAATGATCTATGCCTTCTAGTTGCACATGATGCAGTCAATAAAACACTCATCTGCAATATCCTTGGGATTAATTATTCAAATATTTGGATGATAAAACAAGGTAATGGAGGAATAACTATAATTGACCTTTTTAAGGATCCCAGTAAACCCCCAGTGATTAGTGCTCTAAACATCACAACACATCTTGGAGGGATAATTGATTCAACTGCTTCTGGAGCACTTTAA
- a CDS encoding CPBP family intramembrane glutamic endopeptidase: MIFKNISKSKITLAFISIVITFFVWQQGLRDSLNRPSVSFDISQKEQEIAELSDQSIPVNLKKFFIINDPVDQINKSLSEVSFEELTERNKLIRIITSESNDPIIYKNISKDFENRNYKSLIDEIEKRSNNHSYKPNPDKFDFFKSDRFLYHLLSRKFDFDDSSLITKSFSSKMFLKILAIRLIPLLTILIGSILALKILWTSISLKKFGWQEIKSLDLELIDMVLLIAGGFVVLGEVISPLFSISLVELFSKNISNELSQSLKIFFGYLFMAIPPLGIVYFQIKSLNGEFTFKKDYLQFNFFPIKYATIQGIKGWLTIVPFVLLISLIMNSLIDNQNGSNPLLEIVLNNNNYLSFFLLFVTTTLLAPLFEEIIFRGILLPTLSRDFGVISGIIVSAFIFALAHLSLGEMPPLFVLGIGLGITRIASGSLLSSVIMHSLWNGLTFFNLFLLRT; encoded by the coding sequence ATGATCTTTAAAAATATTTCTAAGTCAAAAATTACTTTAGCTTTTATTTCTATAGTCATAACTTTCTTTGTATGGCAGCAAGGATTAAGAGATAGTTTAAATAGACCATCTGTCTCATTTGATATTAGTCAAAAAGAGCAAGAAATTGCTGAATTATCGGACCAATCAATACCTGTAAACCTTAAAAAATTTTTTATCATTAATGATCCTGTTGATCAAATAAATAAATCACTATCTGAGGTCTCATTTGAAGAACTAACAGAAAGAAATAAATTAATTCGAATAATTACTTCAGAATCAAATGATCCTATAATCTATAAAAATATTTCTAAAGATTTTGAAAATAGAAACTATAAATCTCTGATTGATGAGATAGAAAAAAGATCCAATAATCATTCATATAAACCAAATCCTGATAAATTTGATTTTTTTAAAAGTGATAGATTTTTATATCACCTTTTAAGCCGGAAATTTGATTTTGACGATAGTTCATTAATAACAAAATCATTTTCAAGCAAAATGTTTTTAAAAATATTAGCCATCAGACTAATACCACTTTTAACAATACTTATTGGCTCTATTCTGGCTTTAAAAATATTATGGACTTCTATATCTTTGAAAAAGTTTGGTTGGCAAGAAATTAAATCCTTAGATCTAGAGTTAATAGATATGGTTTTATTAATTGCAGGTGGATTTGTTGTTTTAGGAGAAGTTATATCACCTTTGTTTTCTATCAGTTTGGTTGAACTTTTTTCTAAAAATATCTCTAATGAATTGTCTCAATCTTTAAAAATATTCTTTGGATATCTTTTTATGGCTATTCCGCCATTAGGGATAGTTTATTTCCAAATTAAATCTTTGAATGGCGAATTTACTTTTAAAAAGGATTATTTACAGTTCAATTTCTTCCCAATAAAATATGCAACTATTCAGGGAATTAAAGGTTGGTTAACAATCGTTCCTTTTGTTTTATTGATTTCTCTAATTATGAATAGTCTGATAGACAATCAGAATGGTAGTAACCCTTTGCTGGAAATTGTTCTTAATAATAATAATTACTTATCATTTTTTCTATTATTTGTAACAACAACTCTATTAGCTCCTCTATTTGAGGAGATTATATTTCGCGGTATTTTATTACCAACTCTTTCAAGAGATTTTGGAGTAATTTCGGGCATCATAGTTTCAGCTTTTATCTTTGCATTAGCCCATTTAAGTTTGGGAGAAATGCCTCCATTATTTGTTCTAGGAATAGGACTAGGAATTACAAGAATTGCTTCAGGAAGCTTGCTTTCTTCTGTAATTATGCACTCTTTATGGAATGGTTTGACTTTCTTTAATTTGTTCTTATTGAGGACATAA
- a CDS encoding peptidoglycan D,D-transpeptidase FtsI family protein: MKKYKNIVRLTPLDQRRFKFLYIFSLLLIFCLFGRLVKLQVFNASDLQRKARLIQSSKTNALKKRRAIVDRNNRLIAYDKPLYKLWAHPKYFNFPGDSINRVRSIEEVTEKLSPILDINGEILLSKFNNKMSGIKILDKISEEKAEKIKNLQISGLDLFKYSQRYYPQRELYSNLVGFVNDENIASAGLELYLDNQIKVFNKSNSVKRGGDGTPLPDNSAPGDFISDYKSLGLTIDSKLQKASFNALSKQVSKWKAKKGFAIVMDVNNGSILSLVTVPTYDPNKFWQYDSGLFRGWYSQDLFEPGSTFKPINLALALEEKVIQKDGVVEDIGKINVGGWTLSNWDKKGNGYIDYPKVLQVSSNVGMVKIMQNLDPTIYWDWLKNLGINKNLETDLFESTAGQLKRKDLFVNQSIEPAVASFGKGFSISPLKLLQLHAALANGGFEVNPHVTSTFKERFNKNPKKQFFSQEVSKTVLAWMESVVDKGSGSGVKIEGYRIAGKTGTSQKALNGSYTSKKVCSFVATLPVNDPKYAVLVVIDEPSKSYAYGSTVAVPVAKEIIESLIVIEKIPPKIKDHGMIVKKP, encoded by the coding sequence ATGAAAAAATACAAAAACATTGTTCGTCTAACACCACTTGATCAAAGAAGATTTAAATTCCTCTATATTTTTAGCTTACTATTAATATTTTGTTTGTTTGGTAGGTTAGTTAAATTGCAAGTCTTTAATGCCTCTGATTTGCAGAGGAAAGCTAGATTAATACAGTCTTCTAAAACTAACGCCTTAAAAAAAAGGAGAGCAATTGTTGATAGAAATAATAGACTAATTGCTTACGATAAACCGCTCTATAAATTATGGGCCCATCCAAAATATTTTAATTTTCCTGGTGATTCAATTAATAGAGTTCGCAGTATTGAAGAAGTTACAGAAAAATTGTCACCCATATTGGATATAAATGGTGAAATACTCTTGAGTAAATTTAATAATAAAATGAGTGGTATCAAGATTTTGGATAAAATTTCCGAAGAAAAGGCAGAAAAGATTAAGAACCTTCAAATAAGCGGACTGGATTTGTTTAAATATTCGCAGAGATATTATCCACAAAGGGAGCTTTACTCTAATCTTGTCGGTTTTGTTAATGATGAGAATATAGCTTCAGCAGGTTTAGAGCTTTATTTAGATAATCAAATTAAAGTTTTTAATAAAAGTAATTCAGTAAAAAGAGGAGGAGATGGGACTCCTCTCCCGGATAATTCGGCCCCAGGTGATTTTATTTCTGATTACAAAAGTTTAGGCCTAACTATAGATTCTAAATTACAGAAAGCGTCATTCAATGCATTATCAAAGCAAGTAAGCAAATGGAAAGCAAAGAAGGGATTTGCCATAGTTATGGATGTTAATAATGGTAGTATTCTCTCCTTGGTTACAGTCCCGACGTACGATCCAAATAAATTTTGGCAGTATGATTCTGGACTCTTTAGGGGTTGGTATTCTCAAGATTTATTTGAGCCTGGTTCAACTTTTAAACCTATTAATCTTGCCTTAGCTTTAGAAGAAAAAGTAATCCAGAAAGATGGAGTAGTTGAAGATATTGGGAAAATTAATGTTGGAGGATGGACACTTTCTAATTGGGATAAAAAAGGTAATGGATACATTGACTATCCAAAAGTTTTGCAGGTTTCAAGTAATGTTGGGATGGTAAAAATAATGCAAAATTTAGACCCAACAATTTATTGGGATTGGCTAAAAAATTTAGGTATAAATAAAAATTTAGAGACTGACTTATTTGAATCAACTGCTGGCCAACTAAAGAGAAAAGATTTATTTGTAAATCAATCAATTGAGCCCGCGGTAGCTTCTTTTGGTAAAGGTTTCTCAATCTCGCCACTTAAATTGCTTCAACTTCATGCGGCTCTAGCAAATGGGGGCTTTGAAGTAAATCCTCATGTGACCTCAACTTTCAAAGAAAGATTTAATAAAAATCCAAAAAAACAGTTTTTTTCACAGGAGGTTTCTAAAACTGTTCTTGCATGGATGGAGAGCGTAGTTGATAAAGGTAGTGGATCTGGAGTAAAAATCGAGGGTTATAGGATAGCTGGGAAAACGGGCACTTCTCAAAAAGCCTTAAATGGTTCGTATACAAGCAAAAAAGTTTGTAGTTTTGTCGCGACCTTACCAGTTAATGATCCAAAATATGCTGTCCTTGTAGTCATTGATGAGCCATCTAAATCATATGCATATGGTTCAACCGTCGCGGTACCAGTAGCGAAAGAAATTATCGAGAGTTTGATAGTAATTGAAAAAATACCTCCCAAGATTAAAGATCATGGAATGATTGTTAAAAAACCCTAA